Proteins from one Cryptomeria japonica chromosome 4, Sugi_1.0, whole genome shotgun sequence genomic window:
- the LOC131077386 gene encoding uncharacterized protein LOC131077386 — protein sequence MDDENGKTRKRKGPCHATESSGFDLEEPMGFALKKIGAGLANLGNTCFLNSVLQCLTYTEPLAAYLQSGRHKIACRASGFCAMCAIQNHVMNALSSSGKILSPSHLVKHLPCISRSFRISRQEDAHEYMVMLMESMHRCSLPSGIVSESPSAYEKSLVHKIFGGRLRSQVKCRQCSHCSNTYEPFLDLSLEISQSDSLLKMLSNFTAVEQLEGGEKIYECERCKVKVQAVKQFTVDKVPHVLAIHLKRFDSMGGKINKKVEFGRTLNMKPFVSGQQEGSFNYTLYGVLVHAGRSTYSGHYYCFIRTSTGNWHALDDNRVYKVNEQVVLEQKAYMLFYVRDKQTINQLSVNSKHQGKELKHNKSTSLNATFKMESPLSVSSVQSIPKMSSCLNSNGTTVSRKVDRVLRKETMLDDYSACKGAEAGQNVNIHSLPKLPLVSNSDMLENDGESQGTAIMVNSSANDPVTYVDCNMGKDLENDTADNGEKTSTHLGKAIADDQHEIVKNLGNDDIIDHAHSNGHSAVENLMNGDKFVVAAAKVPQVTKIPGEVHMNHHVTVREGNDAQASISGDILNHRNGTALPLKENFDGVPRKIEILDFSKTIKESNNSLQKQDSICHLHDKRFKFQRLVGYSKLAMPLSRRFLLHTALGISRNKRLFKRKKQSHLQYNNLPCSTSSGSTVKSANSLAHLQNAVVERGSKTDGQHIMSTENCFLNSFELNQNHESMISSVQNGSAFTKIEETHLESHLLSGSAQTSSRQICSQHSVCKRRNPKHNAEQPFSGTCVGISNDQTSTCNVNDCGQSSVLLDSLQHGNVPTCNLSTRNERNPVKFCVNSASSNIQDQCGQRRETVPKNAILYKTSLESDRAEIDRFPYEKEARFGYIMDGWAEEYDSSKNKRVKLCVDGNAIIYDNKRQVDECNNSFQAVVASRKVKIRKLSRRNIATTGNKPS from the exons ATGGATGATGAGAATGGAAAGACACGAAAGAGGAAGGGGCCATGTCATGCCACAGAAAGCAGTGGCTTCGATCTGGAGGAGCCAATGGGATTTGCCTTGAAGAAAATT GGTGCTGGCTTGGCCAACCTTGGCAATACATGTTTTCTGAATTCGGTTCTACAATGCCTTACTTACACAGAACCCCTCGCCGCTTACTTGCAAAGCGGCAGGCACAAGATTGCTT GCCGCGCCTCTGGATTCTGCGCTATGTGTGCAATACAAAACCATGTAATGAATGCTCTGTCATCAAGTGGCAAGATTTTGTCACCTTCTCATCTTGTGAAGCATCTGCCCT GCATATCTCGCAGCTTCCGCATATCCAGACAAGAAGATGCTCATGAATACATGGTAATGCTTATGGAATCCATGCACAGATGTTCTCTTCCTTCAGGGATAGTGAGTGAGTCTCCAAGTGCATATGAAAAAAGTTTGGTACATAAAATTTTTGGTGGCCGTCTCAGGAGCCAG GTCAAATGCAGACAATGTTCACATTGCTCAAATACATATGAACCTTTCTTAGATTTGAGTCTGGAAATTTCTCAATCCGATTCTTTGTTAAAGATGCTGTCCAATTTTACTGCAGTAGAACAACTAGAAGGAGGAGAGAAAATATATGAATGTGAACGATGTAAAGTAAAAGTTCAGGCTGTAAAACAGTTCACAGTAGATAAGGTTCCACATGTTCTTGCAATTCATCTCAAGCGGTTTGATTCAATGGGAGGAAAAATCAATAAGAAAGTTGAGTTTGGACGTACATTAAACATGAAGCCCTTTGTTAGTGGTCAACAG GAAGGAAGTTTCAACTACACACTTTATGGCGTCCTGGTGCATGCTGGCAGGAGTACATATAGTGGTCATTATTACTGCTTCATTCGTACATCAACCGGCAACTGGCATGCTTTAGATGATAATAGG GTCTATAAAGTGAATGAGCAAGTTGTGTTAGAGCAGAAGGCTTACATGCTGTTCTATGTGCGTGATAAACAGACAATAAATCAACTGTCAGTCAATTCAAAGCATCAAGGCAAAGAGCTCAAGCATAATAAATCAACATCATTGAATGCCACATTTAAAATGGAAAGTCCTTTATCTGTTTCTTCAGTTCAGTCAATCCCAAAAATGTCATCTTGTTTGAATTCTAATGGCACTACAGTTTCGCGGAAGGTGGATAGAGTTCTAAGGAAGGAAACCATGTTAGATGACTATTCTGCTTGTAAAGGTGCAGAAGCTGGGCAGAATGttaacattcattctttgccaaaGCTTCCTTTGGTTTCGAACTCAGATATGTTGGAAAATGATGGTGAGTCACAAGGTACTGCAATCATGGTGAATTCCAGTGCGAATGATCCTGTCACTTATGTTGACTGTAACATGGGTAAGGATTTGGAGAATGATACAGCTGATAATGGAGAGAAAACTTCTACACATTTGGGGAAAGCTATTGCTGATGATCAGCATGAGATTGTGAAAAACTTGGGTAATGATGATATAATTGACCATGCACATAGTAATGGACATTCAGCTGTAGAAAACTTAATGAATGGTGACAAATTTGTTGTTGCTGCTGCTAAAGTGCCCCAGGTTACTAAGATTCCTGGGGAAGTTCATATGAACCATCATGTGACTGTCAGAGAGGGCAATGATGCTCAGGCTTCAATTTCAGGAGATATATTG AACCACAGAAATGGTACTGCTTTGCCCCTGAAGGAAAATTTTGATGGAGTCCCACGTAAGAttgaaattttggatttttctaaaaCGATCAAGGAAAGCAACAATTCACTTCAAAAGCAGGATTCAATCTGTCATTTGCATGATAAAAGATTTAAATTTCAGAGACTTGTTGGGTACTCAAAGCTTGCCATGCCATTGTCAAGGCGCTTCCTACTTCATACAGCTCTTGGTATTTCTAGAAATAAGAGATTGTTTAAAAGGAAGAAACAATCTCATCTCCAGTACAATAACTTGCCTTGCAGTACTTCATCTGGTAGCACTGTTAAATCTGCCAACAGTTTAGCTCATTTGCAGAATGCAGTAGTTGAAAGAGGATCTAAAACTGATGGGCAACACATAATGTCAACTGAAAATTGCTTCCTTAATTCTTTTGAGCTCAACCAAAACCATGAGTCAATGATTTCATCTGTCCAGAATGGCTCTGCATTCACTAAAATTGAGGAAACTCACTTGGAATCCCATTTGCTTTCTGGAAGTGCTCAAACTAGTTCTAGACAGATTTGTTCACAACATAGTGTGTGCAAGCGGAGGAATCCTAAACATAATGCTGAACAACCATTTAGTGGAACTTGTGTTGGAATATCCAACGATCAGACTTCTACATGCAATGTTAATGATTGTGGGCAATCTTCAGTTTTATTGGATTCATTGCAACATGGAAATGTTCCTACTTGCAACTTGAGCACACGCAATGAAAGAAACCCTGTTAAATTTTGTGTGAATTCTGCCTCTTCAAATATTCAAGATCAATGTGGGCAACGCAGGGAAACTGTCCCAAAAAATG CAATCTTGTATAAGACCTCTTTGGAGTCAGACAGGGCAGAGATCGACAGATTCCCATATGAAAAAGAAGCGCGTTTTGGTTATATCATGGATGGCTG GGCTGAAGAGTACGACTCTAGCAAGAACAAAAGGGTGAAGCTATGTGTAGATGGAAATGCCATTATTTATGATAATAAAAGACAAGTTGATGAGTGCAATAATTCTTTTCAGGCCGTAGTTGCAAGTCGCAAAGTGAAAATCAGAAAATTGAGTAGAAGAAATATTGCTACTACTGGAAACAAGCCAAGCTAG